One genomic window of Desulfurococcus mucosus DSM 2162 includes the following:
- a CDS encoding MATE family efflux transporter: MNEDERMRMNIQGQTEIDEKRDRVLRGSIGGTLLWLGLPLMAVQLVNVSYNIADAYWLSRYSEIAYAAPRQVMPTFMLWNAVAQGLIAANLALLTQLVGARNYGEARRYISYFVSAALMVNSVIAVVYFFLRPFIFRYIVGTPPQLYGDTMTYSRIITLDIVFSAFTLTYSTILQSIGDTRTPATINALAALANVILDPLFILGVNAGGVQLLPAMGVAGAAYATVLSRLAGLLLLLRRLSTKYPYMVPKLTLHIEREWILRSIRIGAPVSLMMASNSLAFMLQNNLINQFGEYTAAAAAIGLILMDLADATLWGFTGSVSIMVGQALGAGLTERARRVASKAMLYIGLSTLVGSLIAFTVRDAFINAFTGNPVIVREARVFVATFIPSLPFFALFFIGVSIGRGSGHTVFPTILGVVRLWAVRILLGYILSFNLGLGSLGVWIAMSLSNIVSGAVMVPWVLKGSWAVPIVKAGEIQVPSARGTGFKH; encoded by the coding sequence ATGAATGAAGATGAAAGGATGAGAATGAATATCCAGGGGCAAACGGAGATTGATGAGAAGAGGGATAGGGTTCTGAGGGGCTCTATTGGTGGGACTCTTCTATGGCTTGGTTTGCCTTTGATGGCTGTGCAGCTTGTGAATGTTTCGTATAATATTGCTGATGCTTACTGGTTGAGCCGTTATAGTGAGATAGCGTATGCTGCTCCGAGGCAGGTTATGCCGACGTTCATGTTGTGGAATGCTGTGGCTCAGGGGTTGATTGCGGCTAATCTAGCGTTGTTGACGCAGCTGGTGGGTGCTCGTAACTACGGGGAGGCTAGGAGGTATATCTCCTACTTTGTCTCAGCGGCCCTTATGGTGAACAGTGTTATAGCTGTCGTGTACTTCTTTCTAAGACCCTTCATATTCAGGTATATAGTGGGTACGCCTCCCCAACTCTACGGGGACACCATGACTTACTCCAGGATAATAACGCTCGACATAGTTTTCTCCGCTTTCACGTTGACATACTCGACTATCCTGCAATCAATAGGCGACACACGTACGCCTGCAACCATAAACGCCCTGGCAGCCCTGGCCAATGTTATCCTAGACCCATTATTCATCCTCGGCGTCAACGCAGGCGGTGTTCAACTACTGCCTGCAATGGGTGTTGCAGGGGCAGCGTACGCTACAGTACTCTCAAGGCTCGCCGGGCTACTCCTATTGCTCAGGAGGCTGAGCACCAAGTACCCGTACATGGTTCCAAAGCTAACGCTACACATAGAGAGGGAATGGATACTTAGAAGCATAAGGATCGGTGCACCAGTATCACTCATGATGGCGTCAAACAGCCTGGCATTCATGCTTCAAAACAACCTAATAAACCAGTTCGGCGAGTACACGGCTGCAGCAGCCGCAATAGGACTCATACTCATGGATCTAGCTGATGCAACACTATGGGGTTTCACGGGCAGCGTGTCAATCATGGTTGGACAGGCACTCGGCGCAGGCCTCACTGAGAGGGCTAGGAGGGTTGCCTCGAAGGCAATGCTTTACATAGGGCTCTCGACACTGGTAGGTTCACTCATAGCTTTCACCGTGAGGGACGCATTCATCAACGCGTTCACAGGCAACCCTGTAATAGTGAGGGAGGCCCGGGTCTTCGTTGCAACCTTCATACCTTCACTACCCTTCTTCGCATTATTCTTCATAGGCGTCAGCATTGGCAGGGGCTCAGGGCACACGGTGTTTCCAACGATACTGGGGGTGGTGCGCCTCTGGGCTGTGAGAATACTTCTAGGATACATCCTCTCATTCAACCTAGGGCTTGGAAGCCTAGGTGTATGGATAGCGATGAGCCTGAGCAACATTGTCTCAGGGGCCGTAATGGTGCCCTGGGTGCTTAAGGGGAGCTGGGCTGTCCCCATTGTGAAAGCCGGCGAGATACAGGTGCCCTCAGCCAGGGGAACCGGGTTCAAACACTAG
- a CDS encoding DUF1464 family protein → MPRVLGMDPGSKSIDLCGLCDGEVCFEKSIDTLEASRDPARVVEAVEEFGEADLVALPSGYGVEVTRLSDVDTAILEDWYYTFILATTREEVEVGLRKGSVGAFIYDAMGKITRELKRRGVKGVFIPSVINLESIPVHRKLNRVDMGTADKLAVAVLGIHEVSSEHGLPYGKVNYIHVEMGFGYNAVIAVRNGLIVDGVGGTLMPGPAFLTAGAMDLEVAQAIGSLDKNDVFSTGCGPLTGSPTPEDWISKVSEDPLAGVCFDAMMESLVKTVYSMIPVVGGAVEILLSGRVSRNPVVVDYLEEKLGDLAPVRRMKGLPGASTVKETAQGYAVIADGLAGGVFHTLVEHVGVVNARGSSLDYIVHPRFKYSKLGVNYVRLRGFMRSRAFNIEWWSKLGVD, encoded by the coding sequence TTGCCCAGGGTACTAGGCATGGATCCCGGTTCAAAAAGCATTGACTTATGCGGCCTCTGCGACGGGGAGGTGTGCTTCGAGAAATCCATAGATACCTTGGAGGCGAGCAGGGACCCGGCGAGAGTAGTGGAGGCTGTTGAGGAGTTCGGTGAGGCTGATCTAGTTGCACTCCCCTCAGGCTACGGTGTCGAGGTGACACGTTTAAGCGACGTGGACACAGCTATCCTGGAGGACTGGTACTACACGTTCATACTTGCCACTACAAGGGAGGAGGTGGAGGTCGGGTTAAGGAAGGGTAGTGTGGGCGCATTCATATATGACGCCATGGGTAAGATAACGCGGGAGTTAAAGCGGAGAGGGGTTAAGGGAGTATTCATCCCCTCGGTAATAAACCTGGAGAGCATCCCCGTCCACAGGAAGCTCAACAGGGTTGACATGGGTACAGCCGACAAGCTGGCAGTTGCAGTCCTAGGGATACACGAGGTATCCAGTGAGCATGGACTACCATATGGGAAAGTAAACTACATACATGTCGAGATGGGCTTCGGATACAACGCGGTGATAGCGGTTAGAAACGGGTTGATCGTGGACGGCGTAGGCGGCACACTGATGCCCGGCCCAGCTTTCCTCACCGCGGGAGCCATGGATCTCGAGGTGGCCCAAGCAATTGGATCACTCGACAAGAACGATGTGTTCTCAACGGGCTGCGGCCCGTTAACGGGTTCACCCACACCGGAGGACTGGATTAGCAAGGTCAGCGAAGACCCCTTGGCGGGCGTATGCTTCGACGCGATGATGGAGTCACTGGTGAAAACAGTTTACTCAATGATACCGGTTGTAGGTGGAGCAGTAGAGATCCTCCTCTCAGGCAGGGTGTCAAGGAACCCTGTCGTCGTAGACTACCTGGAGGAGAAGCTAGGGGACCTCGCACCGGTTAGACGCATGAAGGGGTTACCAGGCGCCTCCACTGTGAAGGAAACAGCACAGGGATACGCTGTGATAGCCGACGGGCTTGCCGGCGGAGTCTTCCACACGCTGGTCGAGCACGTAGGCGTGGTGAACGCGCGTGGCTCCTCACTAGACTACATAGTGCACCCCAGGTTCAAGTACTCGAAGCTAGGGGTCAACTATGTGAGATTAAGGGGGTTTATGCGTAGCAGGGCATTCAACATTGAGTGGTGGAGTAAGCTTGGCGTTGATTAA